GCCCTGTTCGCATTCGCGACCCTCGTCATGACCGGCGCGCCGGTATCCGCGGAGACGGTCACGTTGAAGGCGGTCACCGGATGGCCCAAGACATCGAGTGAGAACAAGGCATTCTTTATATTCATGGAGCTGGTCGAGCAGGCAGTGGCGAAGAAATACCCCGGCGAATTGAAGATCAATTACGTGGGAGGACCCGAGGCGGTCAAAAGCACCGACCAGGTCCAGGCGGTCCAGAGGGGCATGGTCGACATGGCCTTCACCACCAATGCCTACTACGTTTCGGTGTTGCCCGAAGTCGACGCCTATAAGCTCTCCGACTACACCCCCGCCCAGGAGAGGGCCAATGGGGCATGGAAATATATGAACGACCTCCACGAGAAGAAGGGCCTCTATCTGCTGGGAAGGCTCGGTCTCGGTGAAAAGTTCTACCTCTACCTCAAGAAACCCATCCAGAACGCGGACCTCAAGGGCCTCAACATCAGGGTCTCGCCCATGTACCTCCAGATCATCAAGGGCCTCGGGGGCAATCCCGTAGTAATTCCTCCTACCGAGGTCTATCCTGCCCTCGAGAGGAACGTGGTGGACGGGTTCTGCTGGCCCGCCGTCGGTATCCGCGATTGGGGATGGCAAAAGCAGGTGAAATATATCGTGGAGCCCGGCTTTTACCAGGTGCCGAATCCCCTTGTCTTAAATCTCAAAACGTGGAATAATCTTAATAAGAAATTTAAAGACCTTTTGACCGAAGCTGCGGCTGAGGCGGAAAAGAAAACGGTTGCCTATTTTGACGACCTCGCGAAACAGGAGCGGCCTATCCTCGTGAAGGAAGGGCTGCAGGTAATAGATTTGCCTGCAGCGGAGAAACAGAAGTTCCTGAAAGTGGGCTTTGACGAGGGCTGGAAAGACATTATCCAGAAGAACCCGAAGACAGGTCCCGAATTGAAGAAGCTTCTGACCAAGGGGAGGTGACCCGTGGACGAGCGTTACGTAATCTGCGAAGGGGAAAAGCTCTGCTTTGCCCTGCCCCGCGGATGGAAGGTGCTTACCGCCGAGGACCGGCCTCCGGTCCCCGGTGTTGCAGATCCCCTTGCCGAGATCAAACGGGCCCTCGATAATCCCATAGGCGGACCCCGCCTGGAGGAGCTCGCGAAACCCGGCATGGATGTGGCGCTCATTTTCGATGACCTCCAGCGGCCTACCCCTGCTCACCTCGCCATGCCGGAGATCATGGACCGGCTCAATCAGGCAGGCATACCCGATTCCAGGATCACCGCCATCTGCGCGGTAGGTACCCATCCCGCCTACGGTCTGCCTGAGCTCGAGACCAAGGTGGGCCGGGAGGTAATGAGCCGTCTTCCGGGACGGGTGCTCTCTCACGACCCCTATTCCTCGGAAAACATCGTGATCGGCAAGACCCACAGGGGGATCACCGTCGAGGTGAACCCCTATGTGGCGTCGGCGGACCTGGTAGTGGGCGTGGGCGAGTGCATGCCCCACCCCTGCGCGGGGTTTGGCGGGGGCTACAAGATCATTATGCCCGGCGTGGCCTCATACCGGGCGGTGGCGGACCACCACTTTACATGGATGCGCCACCGGTATAGCAAAGTCAATATGCTGGAAGGCAACGGCTTCCATGAGGAGATCGCGGATGCGGGACGCCTCGCGCGCCTCGCCTTCAAGCTCGACCTTATCATCAATGAGAAGAAAGAGATTATCAGGGGCTTTGCCGGCGAGCCCGCGGCAGAGCACGTTGAGGCGACCAGACACGCCGCATCCCTCTATTGGGTGCCCATGGAAAAGCTTGCCGACATCACCATTACTTCGGCCTTTCCCATGGAGATTGCGGTCCAGGCGACCAAGGCCCTCACCATGGCGAAATTCTGCACCCGCTCGGGAGGCACGATCATATGGGTAGCGCCCCAGCGCCAGGGGGCGGCGCCTATCATGCCGCTCGTGAGGGAGATGGCGAGCGCCGAGACGGCGAGCGATTTTCACCGCCGCCTCATACGGGGGGACATCCCCGATGCGCTCCGGTCCTTCGGCATCTCCTATATCATGCAGATCGTCTATTTCAAGGAGTTAGCCGAGACGTTCAACGTGATTCACGTGACGGAAGGGCTCACTGCCGAAGAGGTGAAGATGATGAAATTTACCCACGCCTCGACCCTGCCGGAGGCCATAGAGATGGTATCCCGGACCGTGTCGAAGGCGGACGTGGCCATATTCCCCTCGGGGGGTACGGTGATACCGGGCGTGCTGTAGGTTGGAAAGAAGGAGCAGTGACATGTAAGGAGGAGAAGACCGGCTTTAAATACATCTACGGACCTTGAGGAGACCGGGAAGGAAGAGGGAGGCTCCCAATTCACGGTTGTCCGGTAAGGGGGGAGGAAGGGCCTCACAATCCGCAGGCGCGTTTAAAGCCGTTTTCACGCGCCATGGGCCTAAGCCCGTGAGCAGTAATCAATAAGGAGGGGTTATGAAGAAATCTGTTGTTTTTGCCGTGGTAGTCTCCGTATTTATGTTGGGCTTGTGTATTATGCCGCCCGTGGCGAGCGCTCAGACGATTGCGCTCAATTATTCGAATTTTTTCCCGGCGCCTCACAAGAACAGCATTCTTTCGGAGCAGTGGTGCAGAGAAGTAGAGAAAAGGACTAACGGAAAGGTAAAAATTGCCTATTTCCCCGGCGGCACCCTGACGCCCGCAGCCCAGACCTACGATAACGTGGTCAAAGGCATCGCGGATATCGGCTTCAGCGTGCTGGGTTACACGAGAGGGAAATTCCCCATGATGGGCATGCTCGACAATCCCCTGGGCTACAGAAGCTCCGCGGTGGCAACGGGACTCATCAATGCCTATTTTCAGAAATTCAAACCGAAAGAGCTGGATGAAGTGCATGTCCTCTATCTCCACGGCCACGGCCCGGGCATACTCCACACCAAGAAACCCGTGACCAAGCTCGAGGACGTAAAGGGCATGAAGATCAGGGCCCAGGGAACGGTGGTGCCAGTCGTTCAGGCTCTGGGAGGCGCTGCAGTGGGCGCAACCATGCCCGAGACGTATGATGCCCTCAGGACCGGCGTCGTCGACGGCTCCATGGCGCCTTTCGAGGCTTTAAAGGGCTGGAAGTGGGGAGAGGTAATCAACTCCTCCACGGAGTGCTACGGCGCTGCCTATACGGCCACCATGTTCGTCGTCATGAACAAGGCAAAATGGAACAAGCTGCCCGCCGACGTACAGAAGGTCTTCACCGACGTGAGCCAGGAGTGGATAGGAAAACAGGCGCAGGTCTGGGACGAGATCGACAAGGAAGGCAAGGAGTTCACAATAAAGAGGGGCAACAAGATCATCCCCTTGTCCGCGGAAGAGAATGCCAGATGGGCCGCCAGAGTAAAACCCATCATGGATAGCTACGCTGCCGAGCTGAAAGGCAAGGGACTGCCGGGCGAAGAAGCCCTCAAGTTCTGCCAGGACTATATCAAAACAAAACAGAAATAAGTTCGCCAGCTTACAAGACCGGGCGCAGGGCTCCAGGCCCTGCGCCTTTAATTTTCTATTATTGGGGCTCACGTCGCCCCCTCGGCCGGCAAAGCCGACCGAGCCTCCCCTTCTCGCGCGCGGTGCGCGCTACATCACGCGAGACCACTAATAGTGAGTTATCCATCATGGTCGCCGCCTGTTCCTTCTAATAGTATGGCGGGCTTTTTTCGTGCCTCTGTTATGTTGGGGCTTATGTCGCACCTCGCCCCATGGTTTCGTAATCCCTATTCTCCTGTTCCCGCCTGTTCACCGTAATCGATGCCTCTGCTTTTACTATATACTGAAGACCATATACTAACGACTTATATGATCCTTCGACTAGCGACTAGCGACTGTTTCTCCCCGACTGCTTCTCCTCATTTGACATATGCGCCATATTCTGTGTTCAATACGTCACATATGACAGAAAGGAGAGCCTAGGTGGAGAGGGATGATTATAGATTTTTTCGGGAGATGAGCGTGCGCATTTGCGGGAGCCTGGAGATCGAGAAGGCGCTTATGAGCTGCCTTCAGTTCCTCCGTGATGTGATGCCCTTGGACGAGCTTATGCTCGTGGTCTATGACCGGGAGCTGGGCTCCACCACCATCAAAGCGATCGCGGACCTCGACGGGGGGAGGTCCTGCTCTGAGGAGACCCCGCTGCCTGCCGCGCTGAGACGGGAGTTCGAGGAGGTTCAGGTCCACCTCCGCACGCGGAGGATAAACGCCTTTGACGACCCCATCGTGAGCTATGTGGCCCGGCGGCGCCACTGGGAAGACTCTTCGCTCCTCGTCAACCGTCTCATCATCGACGGCACCTATGTGGGCGCGATCGCGGCACGGGCTGTCGGACGGGACCGGTATACAGACGAGCACCTCAGGCTCTGGGCCCTCGTGAACGAACCTTCCGCCATCGCCCTGGCCAATAACCTCCAGTACAGGGAGATCTCACGGCTCAAAGACCTTCTCGTTGACGATAAATCATATCTCGAAGAGGAGCTGCGCAAGAGGATAGGCGCACGGCTCGTGGGGGCGGAGTTTGGCATGAAGCGGGTCATGGAAGGGGTGCGCCTGGTGGCGCCGCTCACGAGCCCGGTACTCATAAGCGGCCAGACGGGTACGGGCAAAGAGCTTGTGGCCAATGCCATTCACGACCTCTCCCCGAGAAGGGAAGGGCCCCTCATACGGGTAAACTGCGGCGCAATTCCCGAGACGCTTATCGACAGCGAGCTTTTCGGCCATGAAAAAGGGGCCTTTACCGGCGCCTACGAGCAGAAGCGGGGGCGATTCGAGCGGGCCCACAAAGGGACCATATTCCTCGACGAAGTGTCGGAGCTCCCTGCGGCGGCCCAGGTGCGGCTCCTGAGGGTGCTCCAGGATAAGGAGATCGAGCGCGTAGGCGGGGCCGCCTCCGTCAAGGTCGACGTGCGGGTCATATCGGCCACGAACCGCCGCCTCCCCGACCTCGTGGCGAGGGGCCTTTTCCGCGAAGACCTTTACTTCCGCCTCAATGTCTTCCCCATCCATATCCCCACTTTAAGGGAGCGCACCACGGACATACCCGCCCTCGTGCACCACTTCATCGAAAAGAAAGGCCGCCAGATGGCCCTGCCCACGGTGCCTTCCCTCGCACCCGGAGAAATAGACAGGCTCATGGCCTACGAGTGGCCCGGCAATGTGAGGGAGCTCGAAAACGCCGTGGAAAGGGCGATAATCGTTTCCCGGGGCAAGCTTCTCACCTTTGCGGAGATCATAGGACATCTGCCGGGGCCGCGGGAAGAAGATGGCGCAGGGGTTGAACCCCCCACCACCCTCCGGGACGCGGAAACGAGGCAGATCACGCGCGCCCTCGAGAAAGCAAAAGGCAAGGTGAGCGGAAAAGGCGGCGCGGCCGAAATCCTCGGCATAAATTCGGGCACCCTGCGCCACAGGATGAGGAAACTGGGTATCCCCTTCGGAAGAAAAGCCGCCTGACCGCAGAGCCCCTCAAGATAAGTTTCCGGTATTCGGACACACTCTGTGCGGTGCACAAAGGCTGGCCGAAGGTTGGGAAGCCACGGGGACGGCAGGGCTTTATCCTCTCCGCTTCAACTGCGCCCGTCACCCTGCAAAAGACGGTTCGTCGTGCACTCGTGACGGGGCGACGTTCTTCAATATACCGGGCTTGTCTTCGTCGTCAGCTCCTCGGCGTACTTCCTTGTACGCCGCTTGAAGCGCCTACTTTTGGCTTCGGTGCCTCCTCCTTGCTGCACCGGTCTATTTTCGAAGGCCGCCCCGTCACCCGTCACCCAACTCGTCGTACCTCCTCAAACAAGGGTGACTGTCCTCCGGACGTTTCTCCTCACCGAGCGGGTCCCGACGGTGCTCGCAAGGCGCTCCAAGGATAAAGCCCTTCCGGTCCCGTGCGGTGAGATCGGGGAGAAAGAGAAATTTGAAGATAGAGGATGACCTGCCCTATTTCCAAAAGTCATACTACCAGAATTGGAACACAATAATTTCGTGATTAATGGGATAAGAACTCGGGCGGATAGCCTCCGCGGCCGCAGGGGAAGAGGACGAGCGCGCTCTGAGCCCGTAAGGGCGGAGCTGCAGGAGAGCTGATGCAAAAAGGGGGAGCCCATGGTCTCCCCCTGACTTGGCTTCGCCCCCCTTCTTCTCTTAAGTCTTTCCTGTTTCCCTATTTCTTCGCTCCCGGAACCTGGTCCGGCTCCATCCCATAGAGGTCCTTAAAGGTGGGCACCTTCGCGCCCGCGGGTATGGGCTCCTTGTAGGCGCCCAGCCTCGCAAGCTCGCCCTTGAGCTCCGCCTGGGCGTCGGCAACGAGCTTCGGGTTGGTGAGGAGTTCGAGACCCGAGGCAGCCATATACTTGCTTACCTGGAGGCCCGCTTTAAGGGATGTGGGCGTGCCGGTCTGGCAGACGGTGATCCACGAATGGAGCGGCGTGCCCCCTGCGAATGTGGCGGCCACGAATTTCACGGAAGGGAATCTCCACGTATAGTTCACGTCCATGGAGGCACCCACGAAAGGCACATCGGGAAACTTCTTGCTGAAATCGGGGACCGTGATCTTCGCGCTGTAAGGCTCTC
This sequence is a window from Syntrophorhabdaceae bacterium. Protein-coding genes within it:
- the dctP gene encoding TRAP transporter substrate-binding protein DctP — protein: MRKRVVFLCAAALFAFATLVMTGAPVSAETVTLKAVTGWPKTSSENKAFFIFMELVEQAVAKKYPGELKINYVGGPEAVKSTDQVQAVQRGMVDMAFTTNAYYVSVLPEVDAYKLSDYTPAQERANGAWKYMNDLHEKKGLYLLGRLGLGEKFYLYLKKPIQNADLKGLNIRVSPMYLQIIKGLGGNPVVIPPTEVYPALERNVVDGFCWPAVGIRDWGWQKQVKYIVEPGFYQVPNPLVLNLKTWNNLNKKFKDLLTEAAAEAEKKTVAYFDDLAKQERPILVKEGLQVIDLPAAEKQKFLKVGFDEGWKDIIQKNPKTGPELKKLLTKGR
- the larA gene encoding nickel-dependent lactate racemase, with the translated sequence MDERYVICEGEKLCFALPRGWKVLTAEDRPPVPGVADPLAEIKRALDNPIGGPRLEELAKPGMDVALIFDDLQRPTPAHLAMPEIMDRLNQAGIPDSRITAICAVGTHPAYGLPELETKVGREVMSRLPGRVLSHDPYSSENIVIGKTHRGITVEVNPYVASADLVVGVGECMPHPCAGFGGGYKIIMPGVASYRAVADHHFTWMRHRYSKVNMLEGNGFHEEIADAGRLARLAFKLDLIINEKKEIIRGFAGEPAAEHVEATRHAASLYWVPMEKLADITITSAFPMEIAVQATKALTMAKFCTRSGGTIIWVAPQRQGAAPIMPLVREMASAETASDFHRRLIRGDIPDALRSFGISYIMQIVYFKELAETFNVIHVTEGLTAEEVKMMKFTHASTLPEAIEMVSRTVSKADVAIFPSGGTVIPGVL
- a CDS encoding TRAP transporter substrate-binding protein, which produces MKKSVVFAVVVSVFMLGLCIMPPVASAQTIALNYSNFFPAPHKNSILSEQWCREVEKRTNGKVKIAYFPGGTLTPAAQTYDNVVKGIADIGFSVLGYTRGKFPMMGMLDNPLGYRSSAVATGLINAYFQKFKPKELDEVHVLYLHGHGPGILHTKKPVTKLEDVKGMKIRAQGTVVPVVQALGGAAVGATMPETYDALRTGVVDGSMAPFEALKGWKWGEVINSSTECYGAAYTATMFVVMNKAKWNKLPADVQKVFTDVSQEWIGKQAQVWDEIDKEGKEFTIKRGNKIIPLSAEENARWAARVKPIMDSYAAELKGKGLPGEEALKFCQDYIKTKQK
- a CDS encoding sigma 54-interacting transcriptional regulator, translating into MERDDYRFFREMSVRICGSLEIEKALMSCLQFLRDVMPLDELMLVVYDRELGSTTIKAIADLDGGRSCSEETPLPAALRREFEEVQVHLRTRRINAFDDPIVSYVARRRHWEDSSLLVNRLIIDGTYVGAIAARAVGRDRYTDEHLRLWALVNEPSAIALANNLQYREISRLKDLLVDDKSYLEEELRKRIGARLVGAEFGMKRVMEGVRLVAPLTSPVLISGQTGTGKELVANAIHDLSPRREGPLIRVNCGAIPETLIDSELFGHEKGAFTGAYEQKRGRFERAHKGTIFLDEVSELPAAAQVRLLRVLQDKEIERVGGAASVKVDVRVISATNRRLPDLVARGLFREDLYFRLNVFPIHIPTLRERTTDIPALVHHFIEKKGRQMALPTVPSLAPGEIDRLMAYEWPGNVRELENAVERAIIVSRGKLLTFAEIIGHLPGPREEDGAGVEPPTTLRDAETRQITRALEKAKGKVSGKGGAAEILGINSGTLRHRMRKLGIPFGRKAA